A DNA window from Candidatus Zixiibacteriota bacterium contains the following coding sequences:
- a CDS encoding SIR2 family protein codes for MAEEQKGISSEVVFFLGAGASVYAGVPHTYAFVEEFKNSPLLDEYDKKTVEFIETRLLQWKKERGEYPRIDIELLMETLDKLGRKDDEAILQFFELKKYLLEDYSSKIPLLDKIKTFVKQRTVVQEDKVKYLEPLLGFIEEYHPLDIFSVNYDICIEQFCNVYKKSYRDGFEAEWNPSVFSASNIDIRLYKLHGSITWYKTSSGGFVKSVIKSDNEKIELLTGEKAESLMLYPMRKWEYAEPLLENLLTLKNKLQSENCKYVVVVGYSFRDDYIRDIFWDAARKNKELILILVDPNAFQRYSERLEYYSIPDKIPSSLKGKVIPLPFKFELAFPDLKAEYLTNLKKGVNYLKQAKTKELIGDVPPNWVDCLQPLANCQYLDKLDELINDKIGFVKVSKETDGIIQRLTDVQLFNYGIKDNILLNQEIHFRRALALYINDRKAEGYQAFLYLAANVYLILYMKLSVEVMRNRIELRPNTSTSGGYHPAKNLYELYYNFIIYQFSSDSNLFPKGVTADKFFRMKKYFPLYEKISSLIDFVSRISYYLSDWRDNTVDFVKYIELRKDNHPEETEKIALLYPQIANVFEQQNPEHTVITQMKESVLKIERKIIKDILEKFVPKFD; via the coding sequence ATGGCTGAAGAACAAAAAGGAATATCCTCAGAAGTAGTTTTCTTTCTGGGTGCGGGAGCCTCAGTGTACGCAGGTGTCCCGCACACATATGCATTCGTAGAAGAATTCAAGAATTCTCCTTTGTTAGATGAATATGATAAGAAGACGGTAGAGTTTATCGAGACCAGACTTCTCCAATGGAAAAAAGAAAGAGGTGAATATCCAAGAATTGATATTGAATTACTAATGGAGACGTTGGATAAACTAGGAAGGAAAGATGACGAAGCGATTTTACAATTCTTTGAACTGAAAAAGTATTTATTAGAAGATTACTCAAGTAAAATACCTCTTTTGGATAAAATAAAGACTTTTGTGAAACAAAGAACAGTAGTTCAAGAAGACAAAGTTAAATATCTGGAACCTCTCCTTGGTTTCATTGAAGAATATCATCCGTTAGACATCTTCTCGGTAAACTATGACATATGTATTGAACAGTTTTGCAATGTTTATAAGAAGAGTTATCGAGATGGATTTGAAGCTGAGTGGAATCCATCCGTTTTTTCTGCTTCAAATATAGATATTCGCCTTTATAAACTGCATGGTTCAATTACCTGGTATAAGACTAGTAGTGGTGGATTTGTCAAATCAGTCATTAAGAGCGATAATGAAAAAATAGAGTTATTAACAGGTGAGAAAGCAGAATCTTTAATGCTATACCCTATGCGTAAATGGGAATACGCTGAACCTTTATTAGAAAACTTACTTACATTAAAAAATAAGCTCCAATCAGAAAATTGCAAATATGTTGTCGTGGTAGGATATTCTTTTAGAGACGATTATATTCGAGATATCTTTTGGGATGCTGCAAGAAAAAATAAAGAATTAATATTGATTCTTGTAGACCCAAATGCATTTCAACGATATTCTGAGAGACTTGAATACTATAGCATACCTGATAAGATACCTTCGTCATTAAAAGGAAAAGTCATACCTCTTCCATTTAAATTTGAGTTGGCATTTCCGGACCTAAAAGCAGAATATCTAACTAATTTAAAAAAGGGGGTCAATTATTTAAAACAAGCTAAGACGAAGGAATTGATTGGCGATGTACCACCAAATTGGGTTGATTGTCTTCAACCATTAGCAAATTGTCAATATTTAGACAAGTTAGATGAGTTAATTAATGACAAGATAGGTTTTGTAAAAGTATCGAAGGAGACCGATGGCATTATCCAAAGATTGACCGATGTACAGCTATTCAATTACGGAATCAAAGACAATATTTTGTTGAATCAAGAAATACATTTTAGACGCGCTCTTGCTCTTTACATCAACGATAGAAAAGCAGAGGGTTATCAGGCCTTTCTGTATCTGGCTGCTAATGTTTACTTGATTCTCTATATGAAACTATCAGTCGAGGTTATGCGTAACCGAATTGAGCTAAGACCGAATACAAGTACTAGCGGGGGTTATCATCCTGCTAAAAACTTATATGAGTTGTACTACAATTTCATCATCTACCAATTTTCATCTGACTCTAACCTCTTTCCAAAAGGCGTAACAGCGGATAAGTTCTTCAGAATGAAAAAGTATTTCCCCCTTTATGAAAAGATAAGCAGCTTGATAGACTTCGTGAGCCGAATAAGCTATTATCTATCAGATTGGAGAGATAATACAGTAGATTTTGTTAAATATATTGAACTACGGAAAGACAATCATCCTGAAGAAACTGAGAAAATAGCTCTCCTTTATCCCCAAATTGCAAATGTATTTGAGCAGCAAAATCCTGAACACACAGTAATAACTCAGATGAAAGAATCAGTGTTGAAGATTGAAAGAAAAATCATCAAGGATATTCTTGAAAAATTTGTACCTAAGTTCGATTGA